A portion of the Oscillospiraceae bacterium genome contains these proteins:
- a CDS encoding DUF4982 domain-containing protein, giving the protein MIACSFNTGWTCRHLLEEGPAVPVTLPHDAALAEPRTETAPGGTNTGWYEGYDYLYEKRFTPDAALQGQTLVLEFEGVYHNAEVWLNGEKLAFNPYGYTDFKADLTGKLDFDAENVLQVIARNADQPNSRWYSGAGIYRPVTLWVGPEAHLLLDGLRVRTVSIDPPEVEVTAAASAPGTVQLQVLDGTTVLASASAEAGKPVRLKLPEAALWSPEHPQLYTLQAAYGTDTAAARFGIRSLAWGREGLLLNGSRIILQGACIHHDNGLLGAVCHPDAVRRKVRILHENGYNAIRSAHNPCSKALLDACDEQGMLVMDEYIDHWYIHKTEHDYVDYFNDWWRSDLESMVKKDYNHPCVILYSTGNEVSETAQKKGIALTKQLTRYLHRLDDTRPVTCGVNIFFNFLSSIGFGVYSDKKAKKQAEDATKKKKAVGSQFFNNLAGLLGSEFMKHGATLHGCDVKTRDAFANMDIAGYNYGIYRYEHDLKKYPDRLILGSETFCSDAYRFRELAKKEPRLIGDFVWAGMDYLGEVMVGSWEYADNAPRFDGGLGWVSAGSGRIDLTGKPLGEALYTRVALEQAEGPFLAVRPVNHTGDKHSPSAWKMTDAMTSWTWPGCEGKQAEVEVYARAASAALVLNGKEIARKNAKNDCLFRFRCAYQPGTLEAVAYNAAGQETGRCALTTAGPATELRAEPEEAVLRPGQLCYIRLRYTDQNGVLKPTVREPIRVQAAGGRLLALGNACPFNLQGYRTSQTDPYWGEAMAIVEAGTEGCVTLQADSAVGSAVAAVQVHKE; this is encoded by the coding sequence GTGATCGCCTGTTCGTTCAACACCGGCTGGACCTGCCGCCACCTGTTGGAAGAGGGGCCGGCTGTGCCGGTCACCCTGCCCCATGATGCGGCACTGGCCGAACCCCGTACCGAGACGGCCCCCGGCGGCACCAACACCGGCTGGTACGAGGGCTATGATTACCTTTACGAAAAACGCTTCACCCCGGACGCAGCCCTGCAGGGCCAGACCCTTGTGCTGGAATTCGAGGGCGTGTACCACAACGCCGAAGTCTGGCTCAACGGCGAGAAGCTGGCGTTCAACCCCTACGGCTACACCGACTTCAAGGCAGACCTGACCGGGAAGCTGGACTTTGATGCCGAAAACGTGCTGCAGGTGATCGCCCGCAACGCCGACCAGCCCAACAGCCGCTGGTATTCCGGCGCGGGCATCTACCGCCCGGTCACCCTGTGGGTGGGCCCGGAAGCACACCTGCTGCTGGACGGCCTGCGGGTGCGCACCGTGTCCATCGACCCGCCGGAAGTGGAAGTCACGGCGGCGGCCAGCGCCCCCGGCACCGTGCAGCTGCAGGTGCTGGACGGCACTACCGTGCTGGCCAGTGCATCCGCTGAGGCTGGAAAGCCGGTGCGCCTGAAACTGCCGGAGGCAGCGCTCTGGAGCCCGGAGCACCCGCAGCTGTACACCCTGCAGGCGGCCTACGGCACCGACACGGCAGCGGCCCGCTTTGGCATCCGCAGCCTTGCCTGGGGCAGGGAGGGCCTGCTGCTCAACGGCAGCCGGATCATCCTGCAGGGTGCCTGCATCCACCACGACAACGGCCTGCTGGGTGCAGTGTGCCACCCGGATGCGGTGCGCCGCAAGGTGCGCATCCTGCACGAGAACGGCTACAACGCCATCCGTTCGGCCCACAACCCCTGTTCCAAGGCCCTGCTGGACGCCTGCGACGAGCAGGGTATGCTGGTGATGGATGAGTACATCGACCACTGGTACATCCACAAGACCGAGCACGACTATGTGGACTATTTCAACGACTGGTGGCGCAGCGACCTGGAAAGCATGGTCAAAAAGGACTACAACCACCCTTGTGTGATCCTGTATTCCACCGGCAATGAGGTCAGCGAGACGGCTCAGAAAAAGGGCATTGCCCTGACGAAGCAGCTCACCCGGTATCTGCACCGCCTGGATGATACCCGCCCGGTGACCTGCGGTGTGAACATCTTCTTCAACTTCCTCAGCTCCATCGGATTTGGTGTGTACAGCGACAAAAAAGCCAAAAAGCAGGCCGAGGACGCCACCAAAAAGAAAAAGGCCGTGGGCAGCCAGTTCTTCAACAATCTGGCGGGCCTGCTGGGCAGCGAGTTCATGAAGCACGGTGCCACCCTGCATGGCTGCGACGTCAAGACCCGCGACGCCTTTGCCAACATGGACATTGCCGGTTACAACTACGGCATCTACCGCTACGAGCACGATCTGAAAAAATACCCCGACCGCCTGATCTTGGGCAGCGAGACCTTCTGCAGCGACGCCTACCGATTCCGGGAGCTGGCCAAGAAAGAACCCCGGCTCATCGGTGACTTTGTGTGGGCCGGTATGGACTACCTGGGCGAAGTGATGGTGGGCAGCTGGGAGTATGCCGACAACGCGCCCCGCTTTGACGGCGGCCTTGGCTGGGTGAGCGCCGGTTCCGGCCGCATCGACCTGACCGGCAAGCCGCTGGGTGAGGCCCTGTATACCCGGGTGGCGCTGGAACAGGCCGAAGGGCCGTTCCTGGCCGTGCGCCCGGTGAACCACACCGGCGACAAGCACTCGCCCTCGGCCTGGAAGATGACCGACGCCATGACGAGCTGGACCTGGCCCGGCTGCGAGGGAAAGCAGGCTGAGGTGGAGGTCTATGCCCGCGCGGCTTCCGCGGCGCTGGTGCTCAACGGCAAGGAAATCGCCCGCAAGAATGCGAAAAACGACTGCCTGTTCCGCTTCCGCTGTGCGTACCAGCCCGGTACGCTGGAGGCTGTGGCCTACAACGCAGCGGGGCAGGAGACCGGCCGCTGTGCGCTGACCACCGCCGGCCCTGCCACCGAGCTGCGGGCCGAGCCGGAGGAAGCTGTGCTGCGCCCCGGCCAGCTGTGCTACATCCGCCTGCGCTACACCGACCAGAACGGCGTGCTCAAGCCCACTGTGCGGGAGCCCATCCGGGTGCAGGCGGCCGGCGGCCGCCTGCTGGCGCTGGGCAATGCCTGCCCCTTCAATCTGCAGGGCTACCGCACCAGCCAGACCGACCCCTACTGGGGCGAGGCCATGGCCATCGTGGAAGCCGGCACCGAAGGCTGTGTGACCCTGCAGGCCGACAGCGCCGTTGGTTCTGCTGTGGCTGCCGTGCAAGTTCATAAGGAGTAA
- a CDS encoding low molecular weight phosphotyrosine protein phosphatase, with product MTRILFICLGNICRSPMAEFVMKDLVEKAGIAEKFEIASAATSAEEVGNPVYPPARQKLADHAISCVGKTARQMTRQDYDTYDYLVAMDRSNLRDMARFVGNDPLHKVSLLMSYTSTPHDVADPWFTGNFEDTWRDVLAGCTALLERLCQ from the coding sequence ATGACCCGAATCTTGTTCATCTGTCTGGGGAATATCTGCCGTAGTCCCATGGCGGAATTTGTTATGAAAGACCTTGTGGAAAAAGCCGGTATTGCAGAAAAATTTGAAATCGCCTCCGCTGCGACCAGTGCGGAAGAAGTGGGCAACCCGGTCTATCCACCCGCTCGGCAAAAATTGGCAGACCATGCCATTTCCTGTGTGGGCAAAACGGCGCGTCAGATGACACGGCAGGATTATGATACCTATGATTATCTGGTTGCAATGGATCGAAGCAACCTGCGGGATATGGCTCGTTTTGTAGGGAACGACCCGTTGCACAAGGTCTCCCTCCTGATGTCGTATACCAGTACGCCGCACGATGTGGCCGACCCGTGGTTTACTGGAAATTTCGAGGACACATGGCGGGATGTACTGGCAGGTTGCACGGCGTTGTTAGAGAGGCTGTGCCAATAA
- a CDS encoding ATP-binding protein has translation MSTVIDLFERHGYVLELLACVAATTWKLERQERFAARLTGILLAEACFTIVWEQVPHNLYTESLRTFLLWSIAAVGIRLCFRIAAAWAVFYATAAGTMQHIIYRGAKLLQNAVYHMDRQYWAWSRWVYLGLFVLLFAVCCLTLTRRLHSRNLGTLPGRTMTFIMVGYQLSMNIFVNLFNAFSVDSAPRIFTVYSVYDEVTTILLFFLLCEILQHSDAEWDNMVLQQMMRQQRQQMELSKETVELINIKCHDIRKQLYTLGSRVPTEELDELKKAVDIYGSTVKTGNETLDVLLAERSIVCKGRGIQLDYIADGAKLDFLKPGEVYSLFGNALDNAIEAVTSLEPDRRYIGLQVRAERGMLLIRMENCAAEPLHFVDGLPQTTKGDARWHGFGVKSIRRIVQQHGGTLTMQAQDGMFRLVALLPLK, from the coding sequence ATGAGTACGGTCATCGATCTGTTTGAACGCCACGGCTATGTGCTGGAACTGCTGGCGTGCGTGGCGGCCACCACCTGGAAGCTGGAGCGGCAGGAGCGCTTTGCGGCGCGGCTGACCGGCATCCTGCTGGCGGAGGCCTGCTTTACCATCGTGTGGGAGCAGGTGCCCCACAACCTCTACACCGAGTCGCTGCGCACCTTTCTGCTGTGGAGCATCGCGGCGGTGGGCATCCGGCTGTGCTTCCGCATCGCGGCAGCGTGGGCGGTGTTCTACGCCACGGCGGCGGGCACCATGCAGCACATCATCTACCGGGGGGCCAAGCTGCTGCAGAATGCGGTGTATCACATGGACCGGCAGTATTGGGCCTGGAGCCGGTGGGTCTATCTGGGCCTTTTCGTGCTGCTGTTCGCGGTGTGCTGCCTGACCCTCACCCGGCGGCTGCACAGCCGCAATCTGGGCACACTGCCCGGGCGCACGATGACTTTTATCATGGTGGGCTACCAGCTGAGCATGAACATCTTCGTCAACCTGTTCAACGCCTTTAGTGTGGACAGTGCCCCGCGCATCTTTACCGTCTACAGCGTCTACGACGAGGTGACCACCATCCTGCTGTTCTTCCTGCTGTGTGAGATCCTGCAGCACAGCGACGCCGAGTGGGACAACATGGTGCTGCAGCAGATGATGCGCCAGCAGCGCCAGCAGATGGAGCTGTCCAAGGAGACGGTGGAGCTCATCAACATCAAGTGCCATGACATCCGCAAGCAGCTGTACACGCTGGGCAGCCGGGTGCCGACCGAGGAGCTGGACGAGCTGAAAAAGGCGGTGGATATCTACGGTTCCACGGTCAAGACCGGCAATGAGACGTTGGACGTGCTGCTGGCGGAGCGCTCCATCGTGTGCAAGGGCCGCGGCATCCAGCTGGATTACATCGCCGACGGTGCAAAGCTGGACTTCCTGAAGCCCGGCGAGGTGTACTCGCTGTTCGGCAACGCGCTGGACAACGCCATCGAGGCGGTGACCTCGCTGGAGCCGGACCGCCGCTACATCGGCCTGCAGGTGCGGGCCGAGCGGGGCATGCTGCTCATCCGCATGGAGAACTGCGCCGCCGAGCCGCTGCACTTTGTGGACGGCCTGCCCCAGACCACCAAGGGGGACGCCCGGTGGCACGGTTTTGGCGTTAAGAGCATCCGCCGCATCGTGCAGCAGCACGGCGGCACCCTGACGATGCAGGCACAGGACGGCATGTTCCGTCTGGTGGCGCTCCTGCCGCTCAAATGA
- a CDS encoding 5'-nucleotidase C-terminal domain-containing protein: MKKISRKSFLKLAAATTAGTAMAPALMGCAWPDTQDHTPYKGDIVLLLSNDIHSNLGTSKIMSTDGSTRITGGVARMAAAQAGVRHRAFGKTLTLDGGDYSQGTPYQDGYQKGWEILALAEMQVDFCTLGNHEFDVGDQAVENSWVNARKNRLRYGVYHKLPQLLVSNMFIKYNANGEPISYTSADIRPNDLSTNAFGAGAYAKTGAKNYAIRQVAGYRVGLFALEGEESYGYCKNSDLTRMDCAEVARVYARFLKEEKGCDLVIAISHCGMEEDRATARAQEGFLDVIQNAHDHLAYDQPIVENGVIMTSTGCYAQNLGVLSLQKISAGWTWVPEETCCYELTKAYDYEDPRDLSPEALAYRSMQDLLARYDADLTAPDGYFSKLGLDDVTPDSVVMTIPTGYDYIQYEDGKAIGYTYIQSPVTAFICDSFNYASGSQVSFVFGGYVRTALYQGDFTVADAFNEQSTGESAIDHSAGSSLVVCDLSGAQLASICVFDAACSGVTPQGRTYGGAGTLHTGNLRYRYHISDGQISCDVSSIEVYFPESDSWQPLDFHKAYSTSFTFESSQNLVSLLPWASKMATGQALPFAPYDEATGTYMDVPSDNKSEEYYRFWAPYCRGKGVLEGTSYELKSWTALYYYAASMNGTLSDAYTPDHLMQTRIQG; encoded by the coding sequence ATGAAAAAGATTTCGCGGAAAAGTTTCCTGAAGCTGGCAGCCGCCACCACTGCCGGAACTGCTATGGCTCCCGCTCTCATGGGCTGTGCCTGGCCTGACACGCAGGACCACACCCCCTACAAAGGCGATATCGTGTTGCTGCTGAGCAACGATATCCACTCCAATCTGGGTACTTCTAAGATCATGAGTACGGACGGCTCTACCCGGATCACCGGCGGCGTGGCGCGAATGGCCGCCGCACAGGCCGGGGTACGCCACCGAGCCTTTGGCAAAACCCTGACCTTGGACGGTGGTGACTACTCCCAGGGAACTCCTTACCAGGACGGCTATCAAAAGGGCTGGGAGATCCTGGCCCTGGCCGAAATGCAGGTAGATTTCTGCACCCTGGGCAACCATGAATTCGACGTGGGCGATCAGGCCGTCGAAAACTCCTGGGTCAACGCCCGGAAAAACCGGCTGCGCTACGGGGTCTACCACAAACTGCCCCAGTTGCTGGTATCCAATATGTTCATCAAATACAACGCCAACGGCGAGCCGATCTCTTATACCAGCGCTGACATCCGCCCCAATGACCTGAGCACCAATGCTTTTGGTGCCGGGGCCTACGCCAAGACCGGGGCCAAAAACTACGCCATCCGCCAGGTAGCAGGCTACAGGGTGGGTCTGTTTGCCCTGGAAGGCGAGGAGTCCTACGGCTACTGCAAGAACTCGGACCTGACCCGGATGGACTGTGCCGAGGTTGCCAGAGTCTATGCCCGTTTCCTCAAGGAGGAGAAGGGCTGTGATCTTGTCATCGCCATCAGCCACTGCGGCATGGAAGAGGACCGGGCCACCGCGCGGGCTCAGGAAGGCTTCCTGGACGTGATCCAGAACGCTCACGACCACCTCGCCTATGACCAACCCATCGTGGAGAACGGCGTGATCATGACCTCCACCGGCTGCTATGCTCAAAACCTGGGCGTGCTGAGCCTGCAAAAAATATCTGCCGGCTGGACCTGGGTGCCAGAGGAGACCTGTTGCTATGAGCTGACGAAGGCATACGACTACGAGGATCCCCGGGATCTGTCACCGGAAGCTCTGGCATACCGGAGTATGCAGGATCTTCTGGCCCGCTACGACGCAGACCTGACGGCACCGGACGGCTATTTCTCCAAGCTGGGTCTGGACGATGTAACGCCGGACAGCGTGGTGATGACCATCCCCACCGGCTACGACTATATCCAGTACGAAGACGGAAAGGCCATCGGATACACCTACATCCAGTCTCCTGTCACCGCCTTTATCTGTGATTCCTTCAATTATGCCTCCGGCTCTCAGGTATCCTTCGTGTTCGGCGGCTACGTCCGCACTGCGCTGTATCAGGGTGACTTTACCGTCGCGGACGCCTTCAACGAGCAATCCACCGGTGAATCGGCGATCGACCACAGCGCGGGCTCCAGTCTGGTGGTCTGCGACTTGTCCGGTGCACAGCTGGCATCCATCTGTGTCTTTGATGCTGCGTGCTCCGGTGTCACCCCTCAGGGCCGGACCTACGGCGGTGCCGGCACCCTCCACACCGGAAATCTGCGCTACCGCTATCACATTTCTGACGGGCAGATCTCCTGTGATGTTTCCAGCATCGAAGTCTATTTCCCGGAGAGCGACAGCTGGCAGCCTCTGGACTTCCACAAAGCCTACTCCACCTCGTTCACCTTTGAATCCTCCCAGAACTTGGTAAGTCTGCTGCCCTGGGCCAGCAAAATGGCCACAGGGCAGGCGCTTCCCTTTGCCCCCTACGATGAGGCCACCGGCACCTACATGGATGTTCCCTCCGACAACAAATCGGAGGAATACTACCGGTTCTGGGCTCCTTATTGCCGCGGCAAGGGTGTGCTGGAGGGCACCAGCTATGAACTGAAATCCTGGACAGCCCTGTATTACTATGCCGCCAGCATGAACGGTACCTTATCCGATGCCTACACCCCGGACCATCTGATGCAGACCCGCATCCAGGGTTGA
- a CDS encoding sodium:proton antiporter produces the protein MKTKLNTKTIVAAVASVIGLAVYGYTSMVGYLAASATSTLPVVLTVAALVCLALRQFAGSKLPAVVNDVLLVAANVCLIGSFAVFVLARVSLAADVYFIPVNYPASEATALHISIVGAVCYLVGIVTLIVEGFSAKNG, from the coding sequence ATGAAAACGAAACTGAACACGAAGACGATCGTGGCTGCTGTGGCCAGTGTGATCGGCCTTGCAGTCTATGGTTACACCTCGATGGTGGGCTATCTGGCGGCTTCGGCCACCAGCACCCTGCCGGTGGTGCTCACCGTGGCCGCGCTGGTGTGCCTGGCTCTGCGCCAGTTCGCCGGCAGCAAGCTGCCCGCCGTGGTCAACGACGTGCTGCTGGTGGCAGCCAATGTCTGCCTGATCGGCAGCTTCGCCGTATTCGTTCTGGCCCGCGTTTCGCTGGCTGCGGACGTCTACTTCATCCCGGTCAACTATCCGGCCTCTGAGGCTACGGCCCTGCACATCTCCATCGTGGGTGCCGTGTGCTACCTGGTCGGCATCGTGACCCTGATCGTGGAAGGCTTCTCCGCAAAGAACGGATGA
- a CDS encoding glycoside hydrolase family 3 C-terminal domain-containing protein, which yields MLKKKNLWRGLTMVFALLLAVSMMAGNILELYRTSVDAFLGTRSTQTVTEQSDDESDAWTYKSEFTTAKEAYEGFKDFAIEASQETFALLKNENGALPLAKDAKITMLGVRSYAPVYGNSGGSVPDGKSTVQIFDAFTERGFQLNPETLAAYEAFFADKEWTKPQFGGGILPAYAEITAYDDPHELTLDELKQLNPDFESKYTEYGDAAIVVVSRVGGEAGAYYPGEEGLADGVHTVNGNILSLSDEEMAMIEEAKANFDKVIVLVNAANPMEISNLEEDPDIDAILWVGYPGAYGFYGVADVLNGTVAPSAHLGDTFVKNGALAPAMQNFGNIPWANASDFAEGTSVNSYLIENEGIYTGYRYYETRYADIVLGNGGANASAGTYANADGTVATSDGTWSYDNEVVYPFGYGMSYTTFEQTLDSVVITGDKRTATVTVTTTNTGDVAGKAVVQLYASAPYTDYDKQNGIEKSALQLMDYEKTNTLQPGESQTIPMNVDMSLLASYDSQNAKTFIVDPGDYYFAIGSDAHDALNNILAAQGKTTADGMTADGDASKTYQWTWDGAVDADTFSVSKAGVEITNAVSDGDYSMDINTFIPGTATYLSRSDWDGTFPTTITGLKAEGRLATLLANDFIDIKTDEDTSDIVFGDTTSTLTLNDLKGADFDDPRWDELVGKVTIDEFLNFASNAFHNIQNIDSVSLLQYAADDGPNGSDSHYLTEGSYQGTPYADAADYDYGTRVGPTPENIAYSWNKELAYRVGEITLGESTLVLNLPIMIGPGMNIHRHGYNARGAEYYSEDPVLSGYTGSAVVQGAQSKGTLVNIKHAAFNDQEINRSGIAVFMTEQKARELELRNLQQAFEGNGKPASFEADPSRDDTYTVGALGVMSSYNRIGAVASSANAGVQVQIMRNEWGFKGYNVTDFTGVTLHASPKESILAGTTAFCGFGKDDSITYWNADALKGDRTMLLAIKQNIHYLLYALANSAAMNGVNSTTRTISVMTWWRMTYRVCIYGFAALTALCALLYVVSAVKSKKQKTAKEA from the coding sequence ATGTTGAAGAAGAAAAACCTGTGGCGCGGTTTGACCATGGTGTTTGCCCTGCTTCTGGCCGTTTCCATGATGGCAGGCAACATCCTGGAGCTCTACCGCACCTCTGTGGATGCCTTCCTGGGCACCCGCAGCACCCAGACTGTGACCGAGCAGTCGGACGATGAATCCGATGCCTGGACCTACAAGTCGGAATTCACCACGGCCAAAGAAGCCTACGAGGGCTTCAAGGACTTCGCCATCGAGGCTTCGCAGGAGACCTTTGCCCTGCTGAAGAACGAGAACGGTGCCCTGCCTCTGGCCAAGGATGCCAAGATCACCATGCTGGGCGTCCGCAGCTATGCTCCTGTTTACGGCAACAGCGGCGGCAGCGTGCCGGACGGCAAGTCCACCGTGCAGATCTTTGACGCCTTTACCGAGCGCGGCTTCCAGCTGAACCCGGAGACCCTGGCGGCTTACGAGGCATTCTTTGCGGACAAGGAATGGACCAAGCCCCAGTTCGGCGGCGGCATCCTGCCGGCTTACGCCGAGATCACCGCTTACGATGATCCCCACGAGCTGACCCTGGACGAGCTCAAGCAGCTCAACCCCGACTTTGAGTCCAAGTACACCGAGTACGGCGACGCTGCCATCGTGGTGGTGAGCCGTGTCGGCGGCGAAGCCGGTGCATACTACCCCGGCGAGGAAGGCCTGGCAGACGGCGTGCACACCGTCAACGGCAACATCCTGAGCCTGAGCGATGAAGAAATGGCCATGATCGAGGAAGCAAAGGCCAATTTCGACAAGGTCATCGTGCTGGTCAACGCAGCCAACCCCATGGAGATCTCCAACCTGGAAGAGGACCCCGACATTGACGCCATCCTGTGGGTGGGCTACCCCGGTGCTTATGGCTTCTACGGCGTGGCCGACGTGCTGAACGGCACCGTGGCTCCCTCTGCCCATCTGGGCGATACCTTCGTCAAGAACGGTGCACTGGCTCCCGCCATGCAGAACTTTGGCAACATCCCCTGGGCAAACGCTTCGGACTTTGCTGAGGGCACCAGCGTCAACTCCTACCTGATCGAGAACGAGGGCATCTACACCGGCTACCGTTACTACGAGACCCGTTATGCGGACATCGTGCTGGGCAACGGCGGTGCCAATGCCTCTGCCGGTACCTACGCCAACGCCGACGGCACCGTGGCCACCAGCGACGGCACCTGGAGCTACGACAACGAGGTGGTCTATCCCTTCGGCTACGGCATGAGCTACACCACCTTTGAGCAGACCCTGGACAGCGTGGTCATCACCGGTGACAAGCGCACCGCTACCGTGACCGTGACCACCACCAACACCGGCGATGTAGCCGGCAAGGCTGTCGTGCAGCTGTACGCCAGCGCACCCTACACCGACTACGACAAGCAGAACGGCATCGAAAAGTCCGCCCTGCAGCTGATGGACTACGAAAAGACCAACACCCTGCAGCCCGGCGAGAGCCAGACCATTCCCATGAATGTGGACATGAGCCTGCTGGCCAGCTACGACAGCCAGAACGCCAAGACCTTCATCGTGGACCCGGGCGACTACTACTTCGCCATCGGCTCTGACGCCCATGATGCTCTGAACAACATCCTGGCTGCTCAGGGCAAGACCACTGCCGACGGCATGACCGCCGACGGCGATGCTTCCAAGACCTACCAGTGGACCTGGGACGGCGCTGTGGATGCCGACACCTTCTCTGTGAGCAAGGCCGGCGTGGAGATCACCAACGCAGTGAGCGACGGCGACTACTCCATGGACATCAACACCTTCATCCCCGGCACCGCTACTTATCTGTCCCGCAGCGACTGGGACGGCACCTTCCCCACCACCATTACCGGCCTGAAGGCCGAGGGCCGTCTGGCCACCCTGCTGGCCAACGACTTCATCGACATCAAGACCGATGAGGACACTTCGGACATCGTGTTCGGCGACACCACCAGCACCCTGACCCTGAACGACCTGAAGGGCGCTGACTTCGACGATCCCCGCTGGGATGAGCTGGTCGGCAAAGTGACCATCGACGAGTTCCTGAACTTTGCCTCCAACGCCTTCCACAACATCCAGAACATCGACTCTGTGAGCCTGCTGCAGTACGCAGCCGACGACGGCCCCAACGGTTCCGACTCGCACTACCTGACCGAGGGCAGCTACCAGGGCACTCCGTATGCGGATGCTGCCGATTACGACTACGGCACCCGCGTCGGCCCCACCCCGGAGAACATTGCTTACAGCTGGAACAAGGAACTGGCCTACCGCGTGGGTGAGATCACCTTGGGCGAGAGCACCCTGGTGCTGAACCTGCCCATCATGATCGGCCCCGGCATGAACATCCATCGTCACGGCTACAACGCCCGCGGCGCAGAGTATTACTCCGAGGACCCCGTCCTGTCCGGTTACACCGGTTCCGCTGTGGTGCAGGGCGCTCAGAGCAAGGGCACCCTGGTCAACATCAAGCACGCTGCCTTCAACGATCAGGAGATCAACCGCTCCGGCATCGCAGTCTTTATGACTGAGCAGAAGGCCCGTGAGCTGGAGCTGCGCAACCTGCAGCAGGCCTTTGAGGGCAACGGCAAGCCCGCTTCCTTCGAGGCGGATCCTTCCCGCGATGACACCTACACTGTGGGTGCTCTGGGCGTGATGAGCTCCTACAACCGCATTGGTGCCGTGGCCTCCAGCGCAAACGCTGGTGTCCAGGTGCAGATCATGCGCAACGAGTGGGGCTTCAAGGGCTACAACGTCACCGACTTTACCGGTGTTACCCTGCACGCTTCTCCCAAGGAGTCCATCCTGGCCGGCACTACCGCATTCTGCGGTTTCGGCAAGGACGACAGCATCACCTACTGGAATGCTGACGCTCTGAAGGGCGACCGCACCATGCTGCTGGCCATCAAGCAGAACATCCATTACCTGCTGTACGCTCTGGCCAACAGTGCCGCCATGAACGGCGTCAACTCCACCACCCGCACCATCAGCGTGATGACCTGGTGGCGTATGACCTACCGCGTGTGCATCTACGGCTTTGCAGCTCTCACCGCACTGTGCGCCCTGCTGTACGTCGTGTCTGCGGTCAAGAGCAAGAAGCAGAAGACTGCAAAGGAGGCCTGA
- a CDS encoding LytTR family DNA-binding domain-containing protein — protein sequence MLRCAIVEDSPREREHLKECLARYSAERDIPLETTAFGDAASFLEHYRADYDIVFMDIELPGINGMEAAHRLREIDQQVILIFVTNMAQFAVKGYEVDALDYIIKPAQYGPLSIKLDRAAQRWRAAAESVMVALPTGTQRLLLWEIYYIEVQGHKLTYHTEKGQLPGTGTLQDAEQRLHGKGFLRCNKCYLVNQKHIQTVTGSDVVLSNGEKLQISRLRKKEFMEELARSMGNEFVL from the coding sequence ATGCTGCGCTGTGCGATCGTGGAGGACAGCCCCAGAGAGCGGGAACATCTGAAAGAATGCCTTGCCCGCTACTCGGCAGAGCGGGATATCCCGCTGGAGACCACGGCCTTCGGGGATGCGGCGTCGTTTCTGGAACATTACCGTGCCGACTATGACATCGTGTTCATGGACATCGAGCTGCCGGGCATCAACGGCATGGAGGCGGCCCACCGCCTGCGGGAGATCGACCAGCAGGTCATCCTGATCTTTGTGACCAACATGGCCCAGTTTGCGGTCAAGGGCTATGAGGTGGATGCGCTGGACTACATCATCAAGCCTGCCCAGTATGGGCCGCTGAGCATCAAGCTGGACCGTGCGGCCCAGCGCTGGCGCGCCGCCGCCGAGAGCGTGATGGTGGCCCTGCCCACCGGCACCCAGCGGCTGCTGCTGTGGGAGATCTATTACATCGAGGTGCAGGGCCACAAGCTGACCTATCACACCGAAAAAGGCCAGCTGCCGGGCACCGGAACCCTGCAGGACGCCGAACAGCGGCTGCACGGCAAGGGCTTCCTGCGCTGCAACAAGTGCTATCTGGTCAACCAGAAGCACATCCAGACCGTCACCGGCAGCGACGTGGTGCTTTCCAACGGGGAGAAGCTGCAGATCAGCCGTCTGCGCAAAAAGGAATTCATGGAGGAGCTGGCCCGCAGCATGGGCAATGAATTTGTGCTATGA